The Thermodesulfovibrionales bacterium region CATGGCGCAGGAGGAACTCGAGACATCACGGAGAAAGTATGCCGATCTATACGATTTTGCTCCTGTAGGGTATTTTACTTTTGACGCCAAGGGATTGATCAAAGAGGTGAACCTTACGGGGATCGAGATGTTGGGTCAGAATAGGTCACTTTTGATAAACAAGCCCTTTCCCTTGTTTCTTGTCTCCGACGACCGTAACATTTTTCACGTTCACCTCAGGAATGTCATGAAAAGTCCCGACCGGCAGACCTGCGAAATCAGACTCATAGGGAAGAAGGGGTCGCAGGTCTATGTCCGGATGGAGAGTATCGCGACGGCGAAGGGGGAGGATGGGGCCGTTTATTGCAGGTCAGCGGTGAGTGACCTTGCGGCGCAGAAGAAGGCCGAGGAGCAGATCTCAAAACTGAATATGCAACTTAAACAAAAGATCGGCCAGCTCGAAATATCAAATAAAGATTGGGAAATGTTCAGCCATGCAGTTTCTCACGAACTTCGCACACCGCTTTTTTCAATCGACGGATTCTCCCGTATGACATTGAAAAAATATGCAGATAGGCTGGATGTTAAGGGTCGAGAATATTTGACAACTATTATGGAAGCGGCAAAACAGATGGGTCATTTGCTTGACGACCTATCTGCTTTCTCTCGTGCCAGTGCAATAGAAATAATGGCAAAACCGGATAGGGTCAATATGAAAGAAATAGCAAGGCGTGCCTATGAGGAACTTAAGCCGGTTATCGGAAGTCGAAATGTTCGGCTCGAAATGAAATCACTCCCGTTCTGCCATGGTGACCTGTCATTGTTGAAGCAGGTTTTTGCAAATCTCCTTTCGAACGCCATTAAATTTACGGAACCGAAGGAGATTGCTTTACTCGAAGTTGGTTCTGTCGAGAATGAAGATGAAATAGAATTTTACGTTAAGGATAATGGTGTCGGATTTGATATGGAGCATAGAGATAAGCTCTTTAATATTTTTCAGCGGCTGCACAGCCCGGATGATTTTAAGGGAACGGGCGCCGGACTGGCCATTGTCAGAATGATAGTGGAGAAACATGGCGGAAGAGTTCGGGCCGAAAGTGAGACAGGCACGGGAGCAACATTTTATTTCACATTGCCTGCAAACAAATGTTTCTTGACCTGAAAGAAGCTTCGGCAGAACTCGATATCCCATCGTCTGTTGACCCATAATTATTCTCTGTTTTTTTCTCATCATCGTTACCCTTAAACACTTCCGGATGATTTTTTTCTATTTCCTTTAAAATG contains the following coding sequences:
- a CDS encoding ATP-binding protein, whose protein sequence is MAQEELETSRRKYADLYDFAPVGYFTFDAKGLIKEVNLTGIEMLGQNRSLLINKPFPLFLVSDDRNIFHVHLRNVMKSPDRQTCEIRLIGKKGSQVYVRMESIATAKGEDGAVYCRSAVSDLAAQKKAEEQISKLNMQLKQKIGQLEISNKDWEMFSHAVSHELRTPLFSIDGFSRMTLKKYADRLDVKGREYLTTIMEAAKQMGHLLDDLSAFSRASAIEIMAKPDRVNMKEIARRAYEELKPVIGSRNVRLEMKSLPFCHGDLSLLKQVFANLLSNAIKFTEPKEIALLEVGSVENEDEIEFYVKDNGVGFDMEHRDKLFNIFQRLHSPDDFKGTGAGLAIVRMIVEKHGGRVRAESETGTGATFYFTLPANKCFLT